The sequence GATGGAAGTTCAGGGGTCAGAACACTCCTCTTTATTCCATGTACTATTGTATCACTAATTAAAACGATTATCATTTTCTTCTATACCGGAAGTCATACACAAGATATAAACAAATTGCTGAAACAAGGAGCAGCCCGTCGCCCTATGCGGGGGCCTAAGAAGCGTTTCCAAACTCCGAGTCTGGTAGCGGACGAGGAGAGGTTGTGATAGGGCGCGCGTTAGAGGCACATGACAGGATGGTGTAAATGTAATTCAATCACATGTCCCAACATCCACATCATTCTCCCCTTTAAACATTTTCCCTGAATGTCTACCCAATACTGAGGCCATTATCAGTGCTGGGTGATATCGTTTTATAGCAAagtccattctttttttttttattgatattgcTCAATTGATAATAAAGGTCATCTGCAATTTTACTCATCCTTCCGCTACTTTACAAGGGATAACCGTGGACATAATGGTGCAGCTCTCTgcaaacacaaaatacaaaagCTAAGGGCAGTTCTCAGACTGTGGTGAGAtgatccaggttacactgaaCCTCTCTCTTCTGCATTAAATGCCAGAGATCGCATCACGGGGATGGGGATGATTCTAACTATCCCCAAAGACCAATACGATAAACAGGGCAGAGAGATCTCTTCCCCCTGCAGGACTCAACCTCTTCCTACGCTTGAACCTGGAACCTCCTGGATCATCAAAATTCTTGGCCACAGCTAATGTCACCGGCGGTGATAGAGAGCCATCCCGTAACTCACAACCGTTGGGTAGACACCGCCGTACGGCCAATGGTAGTGGGGAACAGGAGGCAAAATTCAGGTCAAGCCGGGTGTGGGCGGCACGTAAATTACTTTatactcatttttattttcaggTTTGGTAGCTGGTCTTCGCCAATCAGCTGTTTTAATGGTGGAGGGCTAGTTATATGGAGGAGCAAGTGGGATCCACAATCACTAATCTAAAGAACAGTCACTTAGATAGTTTAGGACAGCATCAACTCTAAATACAGCAGCCAAGTAATATGTTATAAATCCTACTAGAGTGTGAATACTCAGCGACCGGGCGCTCGGCTCCCTGTAGAGGGCGACTTGATCAGCACTCACCTCTTGCGCCGTCAGCAGGTAGACAGGGGTCAGAGACGGCGAGGTGCTGGCTTCACAATCCAGACCAAGATGGGTGAGGACCTGTGTCAGCACCTCGTGCCTCTGGGTGTTGCTCAGCTTCAGAGAATCGAAGGTCCCCTTATCATGATCCGGCAGAGACTCCGGAGACAGCTCCAATCTAACCTACAGGACAAACAAACAGGACAAATTCAATACAAAACTTATAGTGAAATCAATAGTAGTAATACAAAACGTAACATTAGTCTGATCTTAAATAGCATAATATGCACAAAGGAGAGACCACTAGGAGCTGCAAGATGGACATGGAAgttataggagcaaaaacaaggattttttttattattattttatgtttacttttaaatttctctttttttttttaaaccagcagGGACCTTAAGGACAGACTCCAACAGCTGATTCAGTGATCCCAACCAAGGACTCAGACATGCCGACCTGGAGGAAATTCCAATGCTATTGCCTTGTACAAACAGCATTCAGTTTTTAAGTTTCTAAAGATGGTGGAGGCCAGGGGCCAAAGTAAACGCACCCAAATGAGGGAGCCGGGAGGTCACGCTGGAGCGTGTTACCCACTTGTCCAAATCATTAACATTGTTTTTAAACTCAAAATGAAGGGTGACATTTTGGTGCAGCCATGTACTTACACAGTATTTTGACTTGCATGGCTCTTAAGCACCTCATAATACACGTTAGGCTGCAGTGTATGCTCAGGCTCATTGCAGCCTACACTAAATCAGACCTGCTATCTTCAGCTTAAATTAGAACCACAACTCCCAGCTCTCTCTCTGTGGGAGTGATGGTCAGGAGTGTTCCTGACCCGAGATGAGAAGAGCCTGGATTGGTCAATGAATGGACCAATCACTGCCTACCTCACCCTTTGTGTGAGGCACAATCACAGGGGGCAGTCAACACTGATAGGGTCGCTCACTGACCAATCAGTGGCCCCTCCCACTTGTCAGCGTCACAGTAGCAGGAGCAGCAGTGAATTATAGCTGGGGAATATAttatagcaggcagagcggtgagCTGGTATTTATTATCTGTACTACACGTACCATACGGGGGGAGGTGTGCGGATGGCCTTAGGTTGTAAATAGCCCAGGAACAATCTCAGATTACCACTTTCATTGGGTTagatattcaaaataaaaaaggaacGAACTGATAGATTGGTTTCATTTTAGTGCAAAGTTAATACAATAACTCTGCTGCTTTTTAACTCATTTTGTTAGGTCTGTGTACTTTCAAAATTGCATTACCAACTTAATGCCAAAATGACCATATTAAAGAGGTTTCTCAATGCAAAATATCCCTAACGAAGTATAATTTTACAAACAATTCCCAGTCACTGACACAGTACTTTATCCATTGCCCTCCACTAACGTCCATTCCACTGACACAATAACATGTGCCATACTGTGGTCTGAGTTCTTCTACACCTCCCCAACGTGGAGAGACAGATCTGACTGGCCAAGCTGGTTGGCATTGGCTGACCCATAACGCATCAGTCCCTCTCGGTAGTCAATCAGCCTGTGTGCAAACCATAAGGACCCCTTACGGCTTGTATTATTGTCTCAGTCATACTACACTTTCCTATATGCGATATCTCGGTTTACTTATCAAAGATTTGTGTAAACTGGTAATCAGGGTCACATCAGAGTTTTCGTTTCCTTTCCATATTGTCTTgtttgttttctctctctctgtgtcttatAGTGGTTGAAAAATGCAGCGATGGACCATTTAGGAGGGTGTTCATATTTTTGGGGGGTGATGTTTTATTTTACCTCCTACAAAACCGAAGATCCAAAAACAATTCTGCTATACCATAAAGCAGTGcatgaaaaaaaattttttgaatgaattaaaaaaaataaaataaaaaaacacggAAGAAAATAATGGAATGACTTAAAGAGTCTACAAATAACAGATAAAATGGATGGCtttaaaaacatttgtatttCGTTATGCGCAGATAAACATTCATGGGACAAGAGGAGGCCCCCTACCTGACAGAGGACCGCTTCTCCAGCATTCTCTCCGTACGTCTGGTGGATCATCATCACATCCCGGCTGTCATTGTCCAAATAGCCCCATTCATTCATCCGTTCGCACGACTCTTCAGCCCGCTCCTCATACACATAGCCACTGGCCAGAACGTTGAAATGGATTTGGCCGCCACTGGGACTGTCAAAAACCAGAGCCTGAAGAGATCCCGCAAGTTCAGATTTTCTTTTTAGAACCACGTTGCCGAacgtgagagaggaggacagcCCCAGAATCTTCCCACCTTTCTCCAGGTAAGACGTGAACATCTTGTGAATGTTAGAAGGTAAAGGCTCCTCAGCGGGTACAACCAATAACAAACAGTTATCCGTCCATGGGGCTTTGAGGACTTGTTCCTCCACGAGAGGGTAGACAACGTACCTGGATGAATCAAAGCTTTGGAGAAGAACAGATTTGAGATGTTGGAACTGGTCCTGAGATGTGGAGCCACCATATATGAGGATGTTGGGCGGCTTTCCAGTCCTGTTGAGGCTGGAGGTCTCTTTAAGATAATCCATGTCTGGATTGTCCTCCAAGCTGCTGAAATCATCAGGGAGGTCGGGAATGTTCTCGGCCGAGGCGAACTTCACAGACTCGATGGTGCAGTTCTCCAGTTCCAGACACTCATGGCAGCTGGACAGGTGAAGATGAAGATGGTCTCCACCGGCCTCCTCTTTCTTTCTCGGGTCAGTTCCATCACGTAAACTTGGGTTTTCGCTGCTCGTTTCAGAACTAGGCAGCTCAGAGCTCTCAGCCATCCCCATTTCTTCTGTGAACCCCTTCTCAGAGGAAGTCAGCTGTATCTCCTGCGTGGACCTGCTCAGCGAATTCTGAGCCTCTTCTTCCTTACTCACAGACGACTCTTGTAGATGCACAGCTACAATACAATGACAACATGTATGTAAACCAACAGACAGGATATGGTCAACAAATCTGCTCcaaattacaatataacattgaTTCCCACAACACAGGGGCATCCGCCATGTCCTTGAAGCCTGTTGGTTGAGGCCAGACTACAGCGAAGGCCGCTCGTGACGCAAACGTGCGCAGTGCAGACCAGACAGAGCTTTTCATTACGGAGCCGCTTCCTGAGAGCTCTACTATAAAACTTTTGTCAGACGTAGTTTGCTATTTGCTATACTGGACGGACAGGTTTTATTGAGAAGGGGTTGAAGAAAAGTGAACAAACCCTTTAAATTAGTGATTTGAGGaggttttatttataaaaaggcGTTGGGCATTTACGTAGAAACAGACCGGTGACGACACAAAGCAGCATTATAAACTTTTACACATCATTCCAAACTTACAATGCAGAAGATTTCAATGTCAGCCCTCTAGCAGGCGGTGGGAGTACCTCTGTGTTACTATGTGCGGGGGAGGTTTTGTTATACAGTAAGAAATGAGGAGTATGGAAATTCCAACAAAAAGTACAATTAAATGGATTCAAAAGTGAAGCATATCTAATGGATGGATCTGTAGATCGGGGCTGTAACATTTACGGACAGTCAATAGATATGTAGGGAAAGTTTAAATagtctgtaaaaaaaacaaaatagagcTGAAAGGTCAgactagtccagtgttggctaacctgtgacactccaggtgttgagaaactacaagtttCCCTTTCAgttaccctttcagcaataagctgctaaatattagcaaagcatgttgggacttgtagtttcacaacatctggagtgtcacaggttaaccaacactggACTAGATAGACCTGAAGCTTCTATTCTATGTTTCTATCAATAACTATCTGACATTACTACACTACACAAGGAAATTCCAAACTTCTGACTTTCAGACATTGTTAATTTGACAAGCatggcggcacagtggttagcattgctgccataGGCTCCATTCCGGGCCCTAtctttgtagagtttgtatgttctcccagtgtttggtGGGTTGCCTCCGGGTACCATGGTCCAAAACATACTAGCGGGTTAATGGACTGTGGACTAAAATGggtgtgtgtgtccatgtggcagacaatatagattgtaagctcccctgTGACAGAGACTGATgcgaatgattcaatattctcaggaaaatgttgtataatatataagttctatataatgtgtaataaatAAGGTTAATAAAATCcgttctctcctcctctctctcgtaGCTGCAGGTACTACTGTCACGTCTGCAGACATCGTGGTAATACCTAATAACGGGTCACTAAAACGCGGGCAGTTGACAACTTTTGTTCAAGCGAACCTGATATAACTCGTACTCTATAACGACTGGACAATAATCAGAACAGCTGATAGAGGGAAGCTTCATCTTTCACTGAAATCACAGGAAACTCACCTACAACACAACATCTCTGGGGCTGTGGCAGCTGCTCGTACAGAATGTGGTGAAGATTAGACCCCAGAATCATCTGACAGAAATATTTCTGGAGAAGTGAAATCTCCGCCATCTGATTAGTACACAGAGAAGCCGTGTGTGTTACTGTGTACACAAAGCTGGGTCATCTGATTCCAGACCAGGAATAGAAACATCCCGATAGGCGTAAACTGCATGTATTGTGTTTACAGAAATTTACTTAATGTTTTAGGGCAGAAACAGTATTCTGCCTATCAATTCTCTTGGAATTATTGACATCATTGATGCAAGAGGCACGATGTGCCTCAAACCTCGATGAGGTCAGTAGCTGGAATTGAGCCTTGCCTCTCTccattagattgtcagctcacATGATCAGAGCCCTCTATTCTCCTGTCTTATTGTCTGCTCACACCCTGTCCACCGCGTGTCCTTCTATTACGCCTCTTGCATGTGCTGTACTATTCTTTAGGTTTGTTCTGAACATTTCCTATTATGTTTTGTGTATTATCTGCATTTATGCTTCATTAATGTTGTGTATTTTGCCTTTGCTTGTTGGACCTTGGCTCCATTTCCCCCTAGCATGGTACTGCAGAACTTTATAAATGAACGCCTGGCAAGAGGTCGGCCCATGGGCTGCATGTGGACCTCTGAGCCTTCACCAGTGGACCCCGGCTCCTGTCTGTTTTATGACCCATCAGTCCTTTTATGCCCTGGTAAGTTTAACCCACTGCCCCAGCTCTTATCGAATAAACTCTGGTGCAGCGGgtgaagctcagggtcatgtgaACCTCTCAGGGTCACGTGACCTAACcagcatcatgtgacctcctcagCCGCACATCTGAGATCAGAGAAAGCGGGAGGGACATACAGCCTGCACCACGTGGTTTCCCACCTTCCTCGGCAAGGAAATAAcatcaggttgtccatcactgatataaataaaggataataataagctgcattctcatgaccCGTAAATGGCGGGTAGAAGATGGGCACACcttaaatataaaacagtttcTTGTGCAGGGTGCCGAGTACAACACAAAGGTCCCATCTTAGTGAATAGCCACCAGAGAGGTTACGAGGGCAGGAAAATACTTACAGGTAATCTTCTGAGGCAGTGACCCGTCTTCCATCTGCAAGCGGTCTTCCATGAACGCTATACCAAGCTCGCTGAAATTATCCACGCTGGCCTCTGCCAGTAATCTAGAGGAGTCTCCGTGAGAGGAAGCCAGTGGCCAGCAATATTCAGACAGCTTCAGAACCTGGCACAAAAATGCAGAGAAGAACCGTGTCAGTCGTCATAGAAGCTTAGATACAGCAGTATTCCTATTTCACAGTCAGTGATGGATCACAACACATAGTTAGTGCGGCTGAAGAAAGACCCAGGTCCACAGAGTTCAACTTTTCATATATTCTAACTGCGTTGATCCAGAAAAAGGCGA is a genomic window of Mixophyes fleayi isolate aMixFle1 chromosome 2, aMixFle1.hap1, whole genome shotgun sequence containing:
- the HLCS gene encoding biotin--protein ligase isoform X2, translating into MEFQVLKLSEYCWPLASSHGDSSRLLAEASVDNFSELGIAFMEDRLQMEDGSLPQKITSVHLQESSVSKEEEAQNSLSRSTQEIQLTSSEKGFTEEMGMAESSELPSSETSSENPSLRDGTDPRKKEEAGGDHLHLHLSSCHECLELENCTIESVKFASAENIPDLPDDFSSLEDNPDMDYLKETSSLNRTGKPPNILIYGGSTSQDQFQHLKSVLLQSFDSSRYVVYPLVEEQVLKAPWTDNCLLLVVPAEEPLPSNIHKMFTSYLEKGGKILGLSSSLTFGNVVLKRKSELAGSLQALVFDSPSGGQIHFNVLASGYVYEERAEESCERMNEWGYLDNDSRDVMMIHQTYGENAGEAVLCQVRLELSPESLPDHDKGTFDSLKLSNTQRHEVLTQVLTHLGLDCEASTSPSLTPVYLLTAQEDKYPEVRQWLESRTNKDGLIKSSKMSLKVCESPQHDVDITPSLAPLITGGDGFLSDDFSLEQYRENLGTQKLGRIVLYADVTTTTFSLLDGLMFHEPEEMGLIAIATRQTQGKGRGGNVWLSPKGCALMTLLVSIPLSSQLGQRIAFVQHLMSLAVVEAVRSMPGYEDIELKVKWPNDIYYGNLMKLGGVLVNSTLMGNMFHILIGCGFNVSNSNPTICINDLISEHNKRYKTNIDPLRVDVLMARSVTALEKLIHTFQTEGPNGVLPTYYKYWVHSGQQVRLGGEDGPWAWIVGVDDSGFLQVLQEGKDVVTVHPDGNSFDMIRNLIIPKHL